A DNA window from Acidimicrobiia bacterium contains the following coding sequences:
- a CDS encoding DUF3291 domain-containing protein: protein MTHHLAQLNIARMRFPLDDLGMKGFVDQLEPVNALADAASGFVWRLQTEDGDATSIRAFDDDMLLINMSLWESIEALREFVYRSNHLGVLRDRASWFDRMDEPHMVLWWEPAGRVPTIHEAKDRLQHLRSSGPSQCAFTFKETFPAA, encoded by the coding sequence ATGACGCACCATCTGGCGCAGCTCAACATCGCCAGGATGCGCTTCCCGCTCGACGATCTCGGGATGAAGGGTTTCGTCGATCAACTCGAGCCGGTGAACGCCCTGGCCGACGCGGCCTCCGGCTTCGTCTGGCGTCTCCAGACGGAAGACGGGGACGCAACTTCGATCCGAGCCTTCGACGACGACATGCTGCTCATCAACATGTCGCTGTGGGAATCCATCGAAGCACTGCGGGAGTTCGTCTATCGCTCGAACCACCTCGGCGTGCTGAGAGACCGGGCTTCGTGGTTCGACCGCATGGACGAGCCTCACATGGTGCTGTGGTGGGAGCCCGCCGGGAGGGTCCCGACCATCCACGAGGCGAAGGATCGCTTGCAGCACCTGCGGAGCAGCGGGCCGTCGCAGTGCGCCTTCACGTTCAAGGAGACCTTCCCGGCGGCCTGA